Proteins from one Choloepus didactylus isolate mChoDid1 chromosome 4, mChoDid1.pri, whole genome shotgun sequence genomic window:
- the LOC119532923 gene encoding olfactory receptor 11G2-like, whose protein sequence is MYIFLGNFSFLEICYVSTTVPNMLANFLSTSKSISFVGCFTQFYFFFSFGCDEALYLCIMAFDRCLAICRPLHYPCIMIKELYTGLVIFAWSGGFIFFLTPVVLISQLPYCGPNIINHFLCDPVPLMMLSCSEDTTTQFIYSTFNVIFMIGTFLFILCSYALVILTVLWIPSAASKRKAFSTCASHLTVVFLFFGSLMVMYVSPGSKHSVKMQKMVTLFYSVVTPLCNPLIYSLRNKEMKAALRKVFRTEQATHKI, encoded by the coding sequence atgtacatCTTCCTGGGGAATTTCTCTTTCCTGGAAATATGTTATGTCTCCACGACCGTCCCTAACATGTTGGCCAACTTCCTCTCCACAAGCAAGTCCATCTCCTTTGTGGGTTGTTTTACacagttctatttcttcttctcttttgggTGTGATGAGGCCCTCTATCTTTGCATCATGGCCTTTGACAGGTGCCTCGCCATCTGCCGTCCTCTGCATTATCCATGCATCATGATTAAAGAGCTGTACACTGGCCTTGTCATCTTCGCATGGTCAGGTGGGTTCATCTTCTTCCTAACCCCAGTTGTTCTCATTTCACAGTTGCCTTACTGTGGCCCAAACATCATCAATCATTTCCTCTGTGATCCTGTCCCTTTGATGATGCTGTCCTGTTCTGAAGATACCACCACACAGTTTATTTACTCTACTTTCAATGTTATCTTCATGATTGGCACTTTTCTCTTCATCCTTTGCTCATATGCTCTGGTGATTCTGACTGTGCTATGGATACCCTCAGCTGCAAGCAAACGCAAGGCTTTCTCCACTTGTGCTTCTCATTTGACTGTGGTGTTCCTGTTTTTTGGCTCTCTTATGGTGATGTATGTTAGCCCTGGTTCAAAACACTCAGTGAAAATGCAAAAAATGGTGACCTTATTTTATTCTGTGGTAACACCACTCTGTAATCCTCTAATTTATAGCCTTAGGAACAAGGAGATGAAGGCTGCTTTGAGGAAAGTCTTCAGGACTGAACAAGCCActcacaaaatataa